In Chitinophaga oryzae, the sequence CCCACCGGGCACTGGTGATAGAAGGCGCCGGCGGATTGCTGGTACCGCTGACAGACGACGTTCTGACGCTGGACCTGGTCCGCGACCTGGGCGCCGGCGTGATCATCGCGGCGCAGAACTATCTCGGCAGCATCAACCACAGCCTGCTCACCGCCCGCGTGCTGCAACATGCAGGCGTGCCCGTTATGGGCTGGATCTTCGGAGGCGATTACCATACCAATGAAGACAATGTGGTGCGACTGAGCGGCTATCCCCGCATTGGCCGTATTCCGCAGGCGACGGAAGTCAATATGGCATTCGTACAGCAACAGGCACAACTTTTGTCAGCTCCCCTAAAGGCGTTACTGGCATGATCACCAAAAAGGATATACGAAAACACTTCCTCGAACAGCGCCTGAACCTCCCGGACGCCACGGCGGCAGACCTGAACGAACGGCTGCTGGCCAACGCCCGCCAGCTCGATTTTCAGGGAGTGCGCTATCTGCATCTTTTCCTTCCCATCTCGGAAAAAAAAGAAGTCGATACCTGGCCATTGGCCCGATGGCTGCGGCTACAACATCCGGACATCCAGCTGGTGCTGTCAAAGGCCGATATGAAAACCGGCGACATGTACCACTACGCCTGGCATACCCATACGGTACTGGTGAAGAACCGCTTCGGCATCCCGGAGCCGGAAAACGGTGAACCCGTGCAGCCGGAAACCATAGACCTGGTACTGGTGCCGTTGCTGGCTTTCGACCGGCAGGGCCAGCGGGTAGGCTACGGCAAAGGGATGTATGACCGCTTTCTGCAGCAATGCCGCCCGGACGTGCGTACGGTTGGCCTGTCGCTGTTTGGCCCTATCGACGGCATCAGCGACGCGGACAGCTGGGATGTGCCCCTGCAGACCGTGGTAACGCCCGACGTTATTTATCAGTTTAATTTTAAACAACCCTGACAGTGCTGAAACTACTGAGTTATCTTAAAATACTGTTATATCCTTTCTCCCTGCTCTATGGCCTTGTGATGTGGGTCCGCAACCGCTTCTATGATAAGGGTGTGCTCACCGCCGTGGAGTTCGATCTCCCGGTAATTGCCTGCGGCAACCTGTCGGTAGGGGGTACAGGAAAAACGCCGCATGTGGAATACCTGATCCGCCTGCTGAAAGACCAGTTCCGGACAGCCACCCTGAGCCGGGGCTACAACCGCCGTACCAGCGGCTACCTGCTGGCCGACGAACACAGCACCGCCGCCGACATCGGCGATGAGCCCATGCAGTTCCACACGAAATACCCGGACATCAAAGTATGCGTAGGGGAAGAGCGGATGCTGGCCATCCCGCAGCTGCTGGGCGAAGAACCGGACACACAGGTGATCCTGCTGGACGATGCTTTCCAGCACCGGTCTGTGAAACCCGGCATGAACATCCTGATCACCGAATACAACCGGCTGTTCACCCGCGATCACGTCGTCCCCTTCGGCCGCCTCCGGGAGGGCAGAAGCGGCTACCAGCGCGCCAATTGCATCATCGTGTCCAAATGTCCGCCGGACATGAGCCTGGCTGAAAAGGCCGCGCTGGAAAAAGAAATCAATCCGCTGCCCGGCCAGCGATTGTTTTTTACTACCTTGCAATACGGCGCATTATTTGATATGACAACCCGTCAGCCCGTGAATGTTCCTGCATCAGCATCGGTATTGCTCGCCTGCGGCATTGCCCGCCCGGAACCGCTGCTGGAGAAGCTGCAGCAGCAGTTTCAACAGGTTTACCTGCTGGCGTTTCCTGATCATTACTACTATTCGGAAAAAGATATTGCTAAAATAAAAAAGGAAAGAGATGACCTGCCAGGAACCCAAAAGATGGTCATCACCACGGAGAAAGATGCCGTAAGGCTGCATCTCCTGCAAAAAGAACTGGCAGAACAAAACCTGCAAATAGCTGTTATGCCAGTGGAAATTTCGTTCCTCTTCGGAGAAGCGGAATCATTTAATAACTTTATTTTTGACTACGTGGCCCGGCAATTGCCCGCCTTTGGTCAATAAGACAACCAAACATGAGTAAGAAAAAGAAAGATAAGAAAAACCCCGGCCAGAAGAAAACCTTCAGAGGTGTCGTGGAACTGACAAGGTCAGGAATGGCCTTCGTGATCGTACCGGGTCTCGCCAGAGACATCATGGTAAAACAGAAAAACCTGCATACCGCCCTCGATAAGGATGAAGTCCTGGTAGACGTGATCAAACACGCCAGAGGCGACGGCCGCCAGGAAGGCATTATCACGGATATCCTTAAACGAAATAAAACAGAATTTACCGGCACCCTGCAGGTGAGCAAAAGCTTCGGCTTCCTGATCACGGAAAAAGGGATGTTCATGCCGGATATCTATATCCCCGCCAACTCGCTGAACGGCGGTAAATCCGGCGACAAGGCCGTGGTGAAAGTAGTGGCCTGGGGCGAGAAAACCCGCAAACCGGTCGGCGAAGTCATCGAGATACTCGATGCCAGCGATACCAACGACCTGGCCATGAAGGAAATCCTCATTGAAGCTGGCTTCCCGCTCAGCTTCCCTGCCGAGGTGATGACCGAACTGGCGGAACTGAAAGAGGAGATAACGGAAACGGAAGTACGGAAACGTAAAGACTGCCGCAATATCCTCACCTTCACCATAGACCCCGTCGATGCCAAAGACTTTGACGACGCCATCTCCATCCGGCCGCTGAAAAACGGCCTCTATGAGATCGGGGTGCACATCGCCGATGTGAGCCACTACGTAGTGCCGGGCACCGAACTGGACAAGGAAGCCGACAGGCGCGCCACCTCCGTGTACCTGCCCGACCGCGTGCTGCCCATGCTCCCGGAGAAAATCTCCAACGAACTGTGCTCCCTGCGCCCGCATGAAGATAAACTGACCTTCTCCGCCATCTTCCAGATGAACGAAAAAGGGGAGGTGAAGCACCATTGGATCGGACGGACCATCATCCATTCCGACCACCGCTTTACCTATGAGGACGCCCAGGAAGTGATCGAGACCAAAGAAGGGCCTTACCAGGAGGAAATCCTCCTGCTCAATAAAATTGCCCAGACGCTGCGCCAGGAAAGGTTTGCACATGGCGCTATTAACTTCTCCTCCCAGGAGGTCCGCTTCAGGCTGGATGAAAAAGGCAAGCCTATCGGCATTGTGATCAAGGAAAGCAAGGAAGCGCACCAGCTGATCGAAGAGTTTATGCTGCTGGCCAACAGGAC encodes:
- the lpxK gene encoding tetraacyldisaccharide 4'-kinase — translated: MLKLLSYLKILLYPFSLLYGLVMWVRNRFYDKGVLTAVEFDLPVIACGNLSVGGTGKTPHVEYLIRLLKDQFRTATLSRGYNRRTSGYLLADEHSTAADIGDEPMQFHTKYPDIKVCVGEERMLAIPQLLGEEPDTQVILLDDAFQHRSVKPGMNILITEYNRLFTRDHVVPFGRLREGRSGYQRANCIIVSKCPPDMSLAEKAALEKEINPLPGQRLFFTTLQYGALFDMTTRQPVNVPASASVLLACGIARPEPLLEKLQQQFQQVYLLAFPDHYYYSEKDIAKIKKERDDLPGTQKMVITTEKDAVRLHLLQKELAEQNLQIAVMPVEISFLFGEAESFNNFIFDYVARQLPAFGQ
- the bioD gene encoding dethiobiotin synthase, yielding MNRIFITGIGTGVGKTIVSACVTTALEADYWKPVQSGSEEGTDTQTVRALVPEGVTICHPEAYVLKEPASPHLAARMEQVTINTAEIVRQAAALQPAHRALVIEGAGGLLVPLTDDVLTLDLVRDLGAGVIIAAQNYLGSINHSLLTARVLQHAGVPVMGWIFGGDYHTNEDNVVRLSGYPRIGRIPQATEVNMAFVQQQAQLLSAPLKALLA
- a CDS encoding 5-formyltetrahydrofolate cyclo-ligase, which gives rise to MITKKDIRKHFLEQRLNLPDATAADLNERLLANARQLDFQGVRYLHLFLPISEKKEVDTWPLARWLRLQHPDIQLVLSKADMKTGDMYHYAWHTHTVLVKNRFGIPEPENGEPVQPETIDLVLVPLLAFDRQGQRVGYGKGMYDRFLQQCRPDVRTVGLSLFGPIDGISDADSWDVPLQTVVTPDVIYQFNFKQP